CCTTCGACGAAGCACGGCAGCTGCTTGGGATGCGTCGGTTCACCTTCGAGAAGGTCTGGCCCGCGCGGGTCCTCGGGCGGGCGTCCTCCTGGCCGCAGCGCAAATCGAGGCCCTGGCGGCACGAGGTTGTGGCGCTGCGGGACGCGTTCTAGGCGGCGGCGCCGCGCGCGACCGAAGACCTAGGATCGGGCTGGGTGTCCTTGTCGGCATTCGCGCGGACCTCCCGGCAGGGACCTGCTGCCACGGCGCGCTTGCTCTTGGACGGCGCGCTGGCCCCGGCGGTCCGCTGTCCCGACGACCATGGATGGGAGGCGATCCGGGTGCTCGAGACACAGATAAACCGCCACCGAAAGCCGCTCGCGCGCTCGCTGCGACACGCGGATGGACAGCTGACGACCGAAGCGCTCGCCGCGAGCTACGGGCTGCGCTATGTCACGATTACCCGTCTTGTGGAGTTGACCCTGCTTCCGCCAGCGGATCGCCACAAGGTGGACGGGCGGCGGATGGAGGGCTATCCGGTGGCCGCCGTCGAACAGCTCTTCGCGCACCATCGCACCCTCAGCGATCTGGCCGCGGCGCATGGCTGCAGCCCGCACCTGATGGCGCCGCTGCTCGCCCGGCTCGGCGTGCGTCCGTTGATCGCCGAGAAGGGCCACACCCGCCTCTACGCCATTGCCGATCTGCCCCCCGCGATCCGCCTGGCCGAGGAGGTCGCAAAGGCCCAGGCCCGCACTGCGCGGTTCAAGACACCGCAAAAGGGTGCTCTGTCACAGGAGTAGACCGTAGCGGCATGGCCATCCCGGTTGCGCCAAAAAAAACGACAGCACTGCTCGGGAAATTGACCTGAGCGGCGGTGCTGACGCGGAACTGAAAGCCTTGCCCCTCACTGCCGTGACCTGAGCGCGGCACGATTCAGCGCGACCAGCTCCAAAATCAGTTAATACCGGCCCTTCGCATTCTCGAACCGAACTCAACGCGTTGGGTCCGGCATGGCACAACTGGGCCGCGCTCCCCGAACCCCGCTCGAGCGACGCCGCCGGCAAAATGGCAAAGCAGTGTCCCAAAAAGGAAAGATACAGTGGCAAACATCAGAACCGGGGGAACCATTTGGTCGGGCTGAGAGGATTCGAACCTCCGACCCCCTGCTCCCGAAGCAGGTGCGCTACCAGGCTGCGCTACAGCCCGACCGAATGGCGCGGGGGTACTCGCTTCGCGCTCCGGATGCAAGCGGTCATCGGTCGCGGCCGGGCAAAACCTGCGCAAAAGCCACGCGCCGCCCTGCATGCGGAAGCGCTGGTCCCGGGCGCGCGGCACGGCTAAAACAGGCGCGTCATGACCCGCCGCGCGCGCCTCTCCTACCTGATCAGTTTCGCACCGATCTATGTGTTCCTGAAGCTGGCCCGGCTGGTGCCGTTCCGGCGTCGGGTGGCGCTGGGCGGGGCGCTGGCCGGGCTGGCCTTGCGTCACTTCCCCCCGGCGCGCAAACGGGTGATGGCCAATCTCGCGCGGATCTATCCCGATATGGCGCCGGAAGCCGCGCGCGCCCGGTGTCGCGCCATCGGGCGGCAATTGGGGCGGACCCTGACCGAGATCCTGTTCGGGACCGAACATCAGACAAAGCATTTGCCATTCACTGTCTCTGGCCCGGGGCTGGAGGCGATCCGGGCCGCCCATGCCGCGGGCAAGCCGATCCTGCTGGTCAGTGCGCATTTCGGGCAGTGGGACGCGGCGCGCATCTATTTGCGGGATACTCTCGGGATCGAGGTCGGCGCGCTCTACCGGCCCAACAACAACCCCTATTACGAGCCTTACCTGGCCGAGGGGGCAGCCGCGTCCGGAACACCGCTCGTGCCCAAGGGCAATGACGGGTTTCGCATGCTCCTGCGGCACCTCAAGGGGGGTGGTGCCTTTGCGATCATGGCGGATCAGTATCATTTTACCGGCGCTGTGCTGCCCTTCATGGGGGCGGACGCGCGCACCGCCCTGACCCCAGCGGAGTTGGCCCTGCGCTACAAGGCGCCGCTGGTGCCGTGCTTTGGTATTCGGCGCGACGCGGAGGGGCGGATCGACGTGGTGTTCGAGGCGCCGATCGAGGGCGAGACGCCCGAAGAGATGATGCGCGCTTTCAACGACCGGGCCACCGCGCGGATCGAGGCCGACCCGGACCAGTGGCTCTGGCCGCATCGGCGGTGGAAGGGGATGGAGGGCGGCTAATCCGCGTCGGGCTTGTCGCCGGGCAGGTCGGGTTTGGCCGTGTCCGGCAGCAGCGGGCCGACCCGCGGCATGGTCCCGGTTTCGGGCCGGGACCGGGTGCGCAGGACGGGCATGTTGTCCGATACGCTGGAGCGGCTTTCTCGCGCGACGATATAGAGGCCGGAGGCGATCACGATGGCGGCCCCGAGGGCGGTGTTCAGGTCGATCCCCTCGCCGAAGAGCACGAAGCCGAAGAGCGACGCCCAGAGGATCTGGGAATACTGCATCGGCGCGATGATCGCGGCCTCCCCGGCGCGGTAGGCGGCGATGAGCAGCAGGCTCGCCCCGAAGCCGAGGGCGGCCATCAGCCCCACCGCGGCCAGGTCCCCCACGGGCATCGGGCGATAGAAGAACGGCATCAGGCAGGCCATCAGCACAAAATTCGCCACCATCGGATAGAGGAGCAGCACGACCGAGCGCTCCTCCCGCCCCACCTTGCGCACCACCACCGAGGCGAGCGCGCCACCGACCGCCGCGGTCAGGGCGGCGACATGGCCCAGGGTCAGATCCACCGCGCCGGGGCGCAGCACCACCACCACCCCGATCAGGCCCACGATGACCGCCAGCCAGCGACGCAGGCGCACGGTTTCGCCCAGGATCGGGATCGACAGCACCGTGATCAGCAATGGCGAGGCGAAGAGGATCGCGTAGACCTGTGCCAGCGGCAGGACCGTGAAGGCGTAGAACGCGGTCAGGCCGGTGATCACCGCCGCGCCGGTGCGCAGGGCGATCCACCAAGGATGCCGGGGCCGCAGATTGCCATGAGCTTTCTCGCGCATCATCATCACGGTGGTCAGCGGGAAGCTGAACAGCACGCCGAAGAACACGATCTGGAACGGTGTGTAACTGCCCCCGAGCGTTTTCACGACCACGTCATGGACCGCGAAGACGGCGAAGGCCGCAAGGCCCAGCAGGGCTCCCTTGAGGTTGGATGACAGCGTCATGGATCGGGCTTTCCGGGCGGTTTTACCGCAAACGCGGTCGACTGTGCGTCGGTTTCGCCATGTTGCCAAGAAAAAAGGACTGCATCCGGGTGGATGCAGTCCGGGTCTGCGAAGGTTGCGGGGCTCAGAGGCTGGCGTCGAGGGCCGCGATCACCGCATCGCCCATTTGCGATGTGCTGGCCGGCGCGGTGTCGCCTGCCTGCATCAGGTCCGCGGTGCGGATGCCCTGGGCGAGCACTTGGTTGACCGCGGCTTCCAGCCGGTCGGCCTCTGCCCCCTGGTCAAAGGAGTAGCGCAGCGCCATAGCAAAGCTCAGGATGCAGGCGCAGGGGTTGGCCTTGCCCTGGCCTGCGATGTCCGGGGCGGAGCCGTGGACCGGCTCGTAGAGCGCCTTGGGCCGTCCGTTTTCCATCGGCAGCCCGAGGGAGGCCGAGGGCAGCATGCCGAGCGAGCCGGTGAGCATCGCCGCCGCATCGGACAGCAGGTCGCCGAACAGGTTGTCGGTGACGATGACGTCGAACTGCTTGGGCGCGCGCACGAGCTGCATGGCGCCTGCATCGGCATACATGTGGCTCAGCTCCACATCCGCGTATTCGGCGGCATGGATCTCGGTCACCACGTCGCGCCACAGGATGCCCGACTCCATGACATTGGCTTTCTCCATCGAGCAGACCTTGTTGCCGCGCTTCTTGGCCAGCTCGAAGGCCGAACGCGCGACGCGGGCGATCTCGCTCTCGGTATAGCGCTGTGTATTGATGCCGACCCGCTCGTTGCCTTCCTTGTGGATGCCGCGCGGCTCGCCGAAATAGACGCCGGAGGTCAGCTCGCGCACGATCATGATGTCCAGCCCGGCGACGATATCCTTCTTGAGCGACGAGAAATCCGCCAGCGCGTCGAAGCACTGGGCCGGGCGCAGGTTGGCAAAGAGGTCCATCTCCTTGCGCAGGCGCAGCAGGCCGCGCTCGGGCTTCAGCGAGAAGTCGAGCGTGTCGTATTTCGGCCCGCCCACGGCGCCGAGCAGGACGGCGTCGACCGCTTGGGCCTTGGCCATGGTCTCGTCCGCAAGCGGCACACCGTGCACGTCGTAGGCCGCCCCGCCCACGAGATCTTCCGACACGTCGAACGCCAGGTCGCGCTTGGCGCCGTACCAGTCGATGATCTTGCGCACCTCGGCCATGACCTCGGGGCCGATGCCGTCCCCGGCAAGGATCAGAAGGGAAGCGGTGCTCATGTCGTGTTTCTCCGGCTGCGTTTTGCCGCGTGCGGTATCCCGTTGACCGCGGAGGGTCAAGGCGTGGGCGTGCGCTCAAGGGCGCAGGTCGACCCAGATCAGCCGGTGGCGGGATGCGGTCTCGGTTCGTGCCAGCGCCGCGGCGTCCTCCGGGTCGGGCCAGTGCAGACCGGCGCCGGTCACGGTCAGGTCCCGCGTGGGCAGGATGTAATCAACCCGCAGGTTGCCGGGATCGGTTGGGCGCGTGTCGGGCCAGTCCACCGTATCGTGCGCGGGATCGCCGCCGTGCCGGGCGTTCACGCCGCCCTGCGCCCGAGTGGCCGCAGCCGCCCCCGTCGCTTGTGGGGCAGGGTCCTGAAGGCGTGGGTGGGCGCGCAGGCGGGCGAGGGCGCCGGGGCGGGCCTCCCCATCCTGCGGGTCGGCGTTGAGCGTACCCAGAACCACGGCCTTCCCGAGCGGGGGGGCGGTGCCTTCCGGGCGCCAGCCGTTGAGGTAGTCGGCCCAGAGCCGCATCTGGTCCGCGTTGCGCCGCCCGTTGCGATCCTCCGGACCGTCGAACACGGGCGGCGTGGCGTGCAGGGTCAGAAGCCGCAGCACGTCGCCCGAGGGCAGGCGCACGGGCACGTCCCAATGCCCCGTGGCCGACAACCGGATCACGGCCTGTTCTTCGGGACCGTAAGTTTCGGGCAGGCTGGCGGCGGGAAACTCGGCCCAGAGCAGGCCCGACAGGTCGGTGATCTCGTCGCGCAGAATCGGGTAGCGTGACAGCAGCACCAGCCCGCCCGCGCCGCGAAACTCGCCAAAGGCCTGGGTGTCTTCGGGTTCGTCCCATTTCCCGTCGCGGTCGAGGTCGAGGCCGGTGGGCACGCCGGTGTTCGGTGCGGCGGTAAATCCGTGGGGAAGGGGCAGGCCGCGCTGGGCCAGGGCCGTTTGCAGCGCGGCCAAAGTGGCTTGCCCCGCGTCGTAATCGATATCGGCCAGCAGGACGATGTCCGGTGCGGTCTCCACCAATATATCCAGCACCGCGGCGAGTTGGTCCGGCGCCTCATCCCGCCGCAGGTCGCGCAGAAGCAGCCCCGGCCCGCGCGCCGAGAGCTCGGTATGGAAATAGGCCACGCGCACGGTCTCGGCGGTCAAACGCAGCGGGCCGACCAGCAGGGCCAGCACAAGGCAAAATCGGAACAGGCGGGCAAGGCGCATGGACGGGTCCGAACGTGAAAAGGGCCTCCGATCCGTTGATCGAAAGCCCCGCCATGTTTCGTCAATATTGGTTAAGGTATCCTTACCGGCGTCCGGCCGATGGGGTCAGACCCAAGGCCGTGCCGCGCTGGCCTGAGCCTCGAACGCATCGATGGACGCGACCTTCTCAAGGCTCAGCCCGATATCGTCGAGCCCATTGAGCAGGCAGTGCTTCTTGAAGGCGTCCACCTCGAAGGAGATCGTGCCGCCGTCGGGGCCGGAGATCGTCTGGTTCTCCAGATCGACGGTGACGGTCGCGTTTGCCCCCCGCGCCGCATCGTCCATCAGCTTGTCCACCTCTTCCTGGGGCAGGGCGATGGGCAGGATGCCGTTCTTGAAGCAGTTGTTGTAGAAGATATCGGCAAAGCTCGGCGCGATCACGCAGCGGATGCCGAAATCCAGCAGCGCCCAGGGGGCGTGTTCCCGCGACGAGCCGCAGCCGAAATTCTCGCCGGTCACGAGGATCTGGGCGTCGCGGTATTGCGGCTTGTTCAGCACGAAATCCGGGTTCTCGTTGCCCTGCCGGTCATAGCGCATCTCGTCGAACAGGTTCACGCCCAGGCCGGAGCGCTTGATCGTTTTGAGGAACTGCTTGGGGATGATCATGTCGGTGTCGATATTGACCAGCGGCATGGGCGCCGCGATCCCGGTCAGCTTGGTGAATTTTTCCATCAGAAGTCTCCGAGGCGTCGTGCCGAGGCAGGCGCCGTTAGTCTTTTTTCGGTTTGGCCAGCTCGGGATGGCTGCGCAGGAAGAAGCCCAGCACCACGAAGCCCATGCCATTGAACAGCAACTCGACCCCCAGCAGCACGCCCAGCAATTGCACTGAGGCGGTGGCGAAATTGGCCATGATGTAAGCCGCCAGCAGGATCGACAGAGCGCCGGAGATCAGCATCGGCCAGAAGAACTGGGTCTGCTTCATGGTCCAGGCAAAGACGATCCGCGCGCCGCCGCTGACCGCCAGCAGGATGGTGATCAGCAGGGCGAGGGAAATCGCGCCCTGAAGCGGGTTGAACAGGAAGGAGAGGCCCAGGAACGCCGCGAGCACCCCCATGCCGATCGAGAACGCCTTGCTGCCGAAGCCCTCTTCGCCGAGACCGCCGACGATCTGCGCGCCCCCTGCGATCAGGAAAAGCGCCCCGGTCAGGCCGGTGACCGCGATCGAGGCAAGCACGGTGTTGCCCAGTACGATCACGCCGCAGACCAGCGAGAGCAGCCCAAGCAGGGCCCATTTCATCCATTGTTTCACGACAAGTCTCCTGCTTTCTGGGTTACATCAGGTCCCGCACGTCCGTGAGCTTGCCGGTGACCGCGGCGGCGGCGGCCATGGCGGGCGAGACGAGATGCGTCCGCCCCTTGTAGCCCTGCCGCCCCTCGAAATTGCGGTTCGAGGTAGAGGCACAGCGCTCGCCTTCGCTCAGCTGGTCGGGGTTCATGGCCAGGCACATGGAACAGCCCGCCATGCGCCATTCGAACCCGGCCTGCTTGAAGATGTCGGCAAGGCCTTCTTCCTCGGCCTGGGCGCGGACAAGACCGGAGCCTGGCACCACCATCGCCCGCTTCACGGCGATCTTCTTGCCCTTCAGGATTTCCGCGGCGGCGCGCAGGTCTTCGATCCGGCCATTGGTGCAGGAGCCGATGAAGACCGTGTCGATCTCGATCTCGCTCAGCGGCGTGCCCGGGGTCAGGCCCATGTAGTCGAGCGAGCGCCGGGCCGCGTCGACCTTGCCGCCGGTGAAATCCTCCGGCGCGGGCACCATGGCACTGATCGGTAGCACGTCTTCGGGGGAGGTGCCCCAGGTGACCACGGGGGCGATATCCTCGCCCTTGATGGTGACGACCTTGTCCCAATGGGCGTCGTCGTCGGAATAGAGGGTCTTCCACCAGGCCAGCGCGGCCTCCCACTGTGCGCCCTTCGGCGCATGGGGGCGGCCCTGCACGTATTCATAGGTCTTCTCGTCCGGCGCGATCAGGCCCGCACGTGCACCCCCTTCGATTGCCATGTTGCAGACGGTCATGCGGCCTTCCATGGACAGGTCGCGAATGGCCTCGCCGCAATACTCGATCACGTAGCCGGTGCCGCCCGCGGTGCCCGTGGCGCCGATCACCGAGAGGGTGATATCCTTGGCGGTCACGCCGGGGCGCAGCTTGCCCGTGATCTCCACCTTCATGTTCTTGGATTTCTTCTGGATCAGGGTCTGGGTGGCCAGCACATGCTCGACCTCCGACGTGCCGATACCGTGCGCCAGCGCGCCGAACGCGCCGTGGGTGGCGGTGTGGCTGTCACCGCAGACCACGGTCATGCCCGGCAGGGTCCAACCTTGCTCGGGCCCCACGATATGGACGATGCCCTGGCGGATGTCGGAAACCGGGTAGTAATGGATCCCGAAATCCTTGGCGTTCTTGTCGAGGGCTTCGACCTGAATGCGGCTGTCCTCGGTCATCTGGTCGGGGTTCTCGCGGCCAAGCGTCGTGGGCACGTTGTGGTCCGGCACGGCGATGGTCTTGTCCGGCGCGCGGACGGTGCGGCCCGCCATGCGCAGACCTTCGAAGGCTTGCGGGCTGGTTACCTCGTGGACCAGATGGCGGTCGATATAGAGCAGGCAGGTGCCATCCTCGGCCTCATGGGCCAGGTGCGCATCCCAGATCTTGTCGTAAAGCGTGCGGGCAGTCATGGATCTCTCCCCAGGTGGAGGGTGTCATTGCAATGGGTCTGGCAGGGGCAGGGGCGTCAAAGCCCCACGCGCACCGTTCGAAGGGCGCCGTGGAACCGCCAGGGCAACCGCGACCGGTCTGACATGTCGAAAACTCTGTCCATGAGCAGCAGATACAGCCCCCGACCCTGTGCCGCAAGAGATGCTTGTCGCCGCCCGGCAGGGGCCGCTGTCCATGTGTCGCACCCGTGGGGTGTGGAAAAAAATGATCCGGGCCCGATATGGCACCGTACCCCCTGCACAATACCACCAAAGTCGAAGGACACGGCGTCATGATACGCACCACACATATAGCCTTGATGCTCGGTATGATGGTCGCCGCGGTGTCGGTGGGCGCAGAAGCGCAGCTTTATCGTGGATATGAGACCCCCAGCTATGAAGTCACCGTGAAAAAAGGCGATTTCGAGCGTCGCAGCTATGCGCCGCAGGTCGTCGCGGAGGTCTATGTGCAAGGCGACCGGGAAGAGGCCGTCTCGCGCGGCTTCCGCGTGCTGGCCGACTACATCTTCGGCGGCAACGTGGATGAGGCCAAGGTCGCGATGACCACACCGGTCAGTCAGCAGGCCGCCGACGATGATGACGCCGGTCTCTGGGTCGTGCGATTCGGGATGCCCCGGGGTTACACACTGGAAAACCTGCCGAAGCCGCAATCGGCGGCGATCCGTCTGACCGAGACACCGGCGGAGGACCAATTGGTGGTGCAGTTCACCGGCCGCTGGAGCGAAGCACAGCTCACCCAGAAAGAGCTGGAATTGCGGGCTTTTGCAGCAGCGCACGGGTTGGACGCGTCCGGTGCGCCGCGGTTCTATTTTTATGATGGGCCGTTCACCCTGCCGTGGACTCGCCGCAACGAGGTTGCGCTCGTTTTGAATTGATGCGCATGGCCGCCCCAAGTGCGGGCCGTTGAGCGAAATGTCGTTCAATGCTATGTTGCTAGTAGCCCGGCGTCGGGGCGTATCTGACGTGTTGCCCAGGAGGACAGAAATCTGTCTCACATTTCCAATGCGGTTGGGGTCTCCGCTGTGACTGAAACCCCTCAGGCTGGACTGGCCGCCGTGCCCACATCCGGCAGCATGAGCGACCGGATACTGGCGCTCACCCTCACCTCTCTTGATCAGGACAAGGCCGAGGATGTCGTCTCCATCAATTTGCGGGGCAAATCGAGCATGGCGGACCATATGGTCGTCTGTTCGGGGCGCTCCACGCGTCAGGTGGCCGCGATTTCGGAAAAGCTGGTCGAACGGCTGAAGGCCGAGCTAGGCGTGGCCTGCAAGGTCGAGGGCAAGGGCCAGGGCGACTGGGTGTTGATCGATACCGGCGACGTGGTGGTGCATGTGTTCCGCCCCGAAGTGCGCGAGTTCTACCAGCTCGAAAAGATGTGGATGACCCCGGCGGCCCAGGCCTGAGTCCGGGCCGGACGGTTCATGAAAGTGACGCTGTGCGTGGTCGGCCGCCTGCGGGCGGGACCGGAACGCGACCTGATCAATGACTACCTGCAACGCTTCGACCGCACCGGGCGGGGTCTTGGCCTCGGTCCGGCGAGCGTCGTCGAGGTTGAGGACCGCAAGGGCGGCGGGAAGGCGGCGGAGGCTGACCTGTTGCGCAAGGCGGTGCCGCGTGGTGCCGTGATCTGCGCGCTGGACGAGCGCGGCAAGACCATGAGTTCGCCGCAATTCGCCGACAGTCTTGCAGGCTGGCGCGATGCGGGGCGCAGCGATCTGGCGTTCCTGATCGGCGGGGCGGACGGGCTCGACAAGGCCTTGCGCGCGCAGGCGGAGGCGCGCTTGTCCTTCGGGGCGATGGTATGGCCGCACATGCTCGCCCGTGTGATGCTTGCCGAACAGTTGTATCGCGCGGCCGCGATCCTGGCAGGGACGCCGTATCACCGCGTGTAACGCGGGCGGTATGGGCGGTTTTTCGAGTGTTTGTGGATCCATGACGCCGAGCACCGCGCACAGGAGGTTTCCGATCCCCAGCCGCTTCGTTAGAAGGCGCGGGAGACAACGAAGGACGATCCGATGACTGCGCCGAAACCAGTGGTGTTGTGTATTCTCGATGGCTGGGGGCTGGACCCGGACGGGCCAGCGAACGCGCCGTTGCTGGCCGACACGCCTGTCATGGATCGGCTCATGGCGACCTGCCCGAATGCGACGCTGACGACCTTCGGCCCGGATGTGGGCCTGCCCTCCGGCCAGATGGGCAATTCCGAGGTTGGGCATACCAATATCGGGGCGGGCCGGGTGGTGGCGATGGACCTCGGGCAGATCGATCTGGCGATCGAGGATGGCAGCTTTGCGCGCAACCCGGCGCTCACGGGTTTCATCGACCGGCTGAAATCCAGCGGGGGGACCGCGCATCTGATGGGTGTGGCATCGGACGGTGGCGTGCATGGCCACACGGATCACATTATCGCAGCGGCCAAGGCGGTGGCCGGGGCCGGGGTTCCGGTTGTGCTCCATGCGATCACCGATGGGCGCGACGTCGCGCCGAAATCCGCTGATCGTTTCATGCCCGCACTTGAGGCTGCGTTGCCCGAGGGCGCGCGGATCGGCACTGTGATCGGGCGCTATTACGCAATGGATCGGGACAACCGCTGGGACCGGGTCGCGCGCGCCTTCGTCGCCATGGTCCGCGCCCAGGGTGAGACCGCCGAGAGCGCCCAGGCAGCCGTGGCCGCCGCTTACGGGAGGGGCGAGACGGACGAATTCATCGCCCCCACGGTGATCGGGGGGTATGCAGGCATGCGGGATGGCGACGGGATCTTCTGTCTGAACTTCCGGGCCGATCGGGCGCGCGAGATCCTGCGCGCCATGGCCCAGCCGGATTTCGACGCCTTCGATCCCGCGGGCCTGCCAGACTTCGCCGCCAAGCTGGGCATGGTGTCCTATTCCGACGAGCATGATGGCTGGTTCGATATCGTTTTTCCCAAGCGCGAAATCGTCAATACCCTCGGCGCCTGGGTCGCCAAGCAGGGATTGCGGCAGTTCCGCCTCGCCGAGACCGAAAAATACCCGCATGTCACTTTCTTTCTGAATGGCGGGCAGGAGACGCCCGAGACCGGGGAGGACCGTTTCATGCCCGACTCGCCCAAGGTGGCGACCTATGACCTGCAGCCCGAGATGAGCGCCGAGGAAGTGTCTGACAGTTTCGTGGCGGCGATCGAGGCGGGCTACGACTTGATCGTGGTGAACTACGCCAACCCGGATATGGTCGGGCATACCGGCGATCTGGAGGCGGCGAAGGCCGCTTGTACGGCAGTGGATACAGGGCTCGGGCGCGCGCTTGCGGCCCTGGAGGTCGCGGGCGGTGCGATGATCGTCACCGCCGATCACGGCAATTGCGAAACGATGATCGACCCGGAGACCGGCGGTACGCATACCGCCCATACCCTGAACCCGGTGCCGGTGATCCTCGTGGGCGGGCCGGAGGGGGCGACGCTTGCACCGGGGCGGCTAGCCGATCTTGCGCCGACGATCCTGCACCTGATGCACTTGCCGCAGCCGGTGGAAATGACCGGCCGAAGTCTGATCCGGTGAGGCGGGCGGCGGTCCTTCTCTGCGCGCTGCTGGCGGCGCCGGTTGCGGCGCAGACCGATCCCGTGGCGCGGGCGTCTCAGGCCGCGGCGCTCTTGGCCGAGGCCGAAACGGCCCTGGCCGGTGCCGGCTCCGCCCCGGACCGGATCGCGGCGCTGACCGATGCGGTGCGCGGGTTCGAGGCCGGGTTGGAGGCGGTGCGTGAAAGCGCGCGGCAGGCCGTGATCCGCGAAGAGGCGATCACCGCAAGGCTGGCCGCGGAACAGGCGCGGCTGGGCGCGTTGCTGGGCGTGCTGCAGACCCTCGACCAGACCCCGCCCCCGGCGCTGCTGCTGCATCCGGACGGCCCACTCAGCCTTGCCAGGGCGGAGATGATGGTTTCCGACGTGACCCCCGCCGTCGCCGCGGAGGCCGCGGCCCTGCGCGCCACGCTGCAGGAGCTGTCCACCGTCCGCATGATCCGGACCAGTGCGAGCGCGCAGCTCGAAGGCGCATTGCGCGATATCCAGGCGGCTAGGGTGGCCTTGGCCGAAACCATGGCCGAGCGTGTGCGGCTGCCCGAGGGGGCGGCGCCCGATCCGGTGCTTCTGGGCGTGCTGTCGGCCTCCAGCCGGACGCTGGAGGATTTCGCTGCGGGGCTTGCGGATATCCCCGCGCCTCCTGCGCCCCTGACCGACTTCGCCAGCCTCCGCGGGGCCCTGCCCCTGCCGGTCGCGGCCCGCGTGTTGCGCCGCTTTGGCGAGGCGGATCTTGCAGGCATCGCGCGACCCGGTCTCGTGCTGGCCGCGCCGGCCCAAGCGCTCGTGACGGCGCCCTTTGCGGCCACGGTGCGCTATACCGGGACGCTTCTGGACTACGGAAACGTGATCGTGCTTGAGCCCCAAACCGGTGTTTTGCTTATTCTCGCGGGGCTGGATGCGCTCTACGTTGATGGGGGAGATGTGCTGGCCCCCGGCGCCCCGCTCGGCCTGATGGGGGGAGACCCCGCGCAGCAGACCGGTTTTGCCAGTGGTCAAACCCGGCAGGAGACGCTTTACTTGGAACTGAGAGAGAGCGGTGCCCCGGTCGATCCGGAGGACTGGTTCGTGACAGACAAGGATTGAGACGCAGATGAAGAAATTCGTGATGGCCGCACTGGGCGGCACAGTGGCAGGCGCCCTGCTGACAACCCAAGTCGCAGGGCCACTGCTGGCACAGGACAACGCGCGCAACACCTCGGTCTACGAGCAGCTTGACCTGTTCGGGGACATCTTCGAGCGCATCCGCGCGCAATATGTCGAACAGGTGGATGAAGGCGAGTTGATCGAGGCTGCGATCAACGGGATGCTCACCTCGCTCGACCCCCATTCCAGCTATCTCGCGCCGAAGGATTTCGGCGACATGCAGGTGCAGACCAGAGGCGAGTTCGGCGGACTGGGGATCGAGGTCACCCAGGAAGACGGGTTCGTGAAGGTCGTCTCGCCCATCGATGACACGCCGGCGGCCGAGGCAGGGATCGAGGCGGGCGATTTCATCACCCATGTGGACGGCGAGAGCGTACTTGGCCTGACCCTGGACGCTGCGGTCACCATGATGCGGGGCCCGGTGGGCTCCGAAATTGTGATCACCGTGGTGCGCGAGGGCTTCGACGAGCCCTTCGACGTCACCATCACCCGCGACACCATCAAGCTCACCGCCGTGCGCAGCCGGGTCGTCCGCGACACGGTGGTCATGCGGATCACCACCTTCAACGACCAGACCTTCCCGAACCTCGAAGAGAAGATGGCCGAAGAGGTGGCCGAATTGGGCGGGATGGAAGCTGTCAGCGGTTTCGTGATCGATCTGCGCAACAACCCC
The Dinoroseobacter shibae DFL 12 = DSM 16493 genome window above contains:
- the leuC gene encoding 3-isopropylmalate dehydratase large subunit; this translates as MTARTLYDKIWDAHLAHEAEDGTCLLYIDRHLVHEVTSPQAFEGLRMAGRTVRAPDKTIAVPDHNVPTTLGRENPDQMTEDSRIQVEALDKNAKDFGIHYYPVSDIRQGIVHIVGPEQGWTLPGMTVVCGDSHTATHGAFGALAHGIGTSEVEHVLATQTLIQKKSKNMKVEITGKLRPGVTAKDITLSVIGATGTAGGTGYVIEYCGEAIRDLSMEGRMTVCNMAIEGGARAGLIAPDEKTYEYVQGRPHAPKGAQWEAALAWWKTLYSDDDAHWDKVVTIKGEDIAPVVTWGTSPEDVLPISAMVPAPEDFTGGKVDAARRSLDYMGLTPGTPLSEIEIDTVFIGSCTNGRIEDLRAAAEILKGKKIAVKRAMVVPGSGLVRAQAEEEGLADIFKQAGFEWRMAGCSMCLAMNPDQLSEGERCASTSNRNFEGRQGYKGRTHLVSPAMAAAAAVTGKLTDVRDLM
- the gpmI gene encoding 2,3-bisphosphoglycerate-independent phosphoglycerate mutase, with the translated sequence MTAPKPVVLCILDGWGLDPDGPANAPLLADTPVMDRLMATCPNATLTTFGPDVGLPSGQMGNSEVGHTNIGAGRVVAMDLGQIDLAIEDGSFARNPALTGFIDRLKSSGGTAHLMGVASDGGVHGHTDHIIAAAKAVAGAGVPVVLHAITDGRDVAPKSADRFMPALEAALPEGARIGTVIGRYYAMDRDNRWDRVARAFVAMVRAQGETAESAQAAVAAAYGRGETDEFIAPTVIGGYAGMRDGDGIFCLNFRADRAREILRAMAQPDFDAFDPAGLPDFAAKLGMVSYSDEHDGWFDIVFPKREIVNTLGAWVAKQGLRQFRLAETEKYPHVTFFLNGGQETPETGEDRFMPDSPKVATYDLQPEMSAEEVSDSFVAAIEAGYDLIVVNYANPDMVGHTGDLEAAKAACTAVDTGLGRALAALEVAGGAMIVTADHGNCETMIDPETGGTHTAHTLNPVPVILVGGPEGATLAPGRLADLAPTILHLMHLPQPVEMTGRSLIR
- a CDS encoding SOUL family heme-binding protein encodes the protein MMVAAVSVGAEAQLYRGYETPSYEVTVKKGDFERRSYAPQVVAEVYVQGDREEAVSRGFRVLADYIFGGNVDEAKVAMTTPVSQQAADDDDAGLWVVRFGMPRGYTLENLPKPQSAAIRLTETPAEDQLVVQFTGRWSEAQLTQKELELRAFAAAHGLDASGAPRFYFYDGPFTLPWTRRNEVALVLN
- a CDS encoding murein hydrolase activator EnvC family protein, coding for MRRAAVLLCALLAAPVAAQTDPVARASQAAALLAEAETALAGAGSAPDRIAALTDAVRGFEAGLEAVRESARQAVIREEAITARLAAEQARLGALLGVLQTLDQTPPPALLLHPDGPLSLARAEMMVSDVTPAVAAEAAALRATLQELSTVRMIRTSASAQLEGALRDIQAARVALAETMAERVRLPEGAAPDPVLLGVLSASSRTLEDFAAGLADIPAPPAPLTDFASLRGALPLPVAARVLRRFGEADLAGIARPGLVLAAPAQALVTAPFAATVRYTGTLLDYGNVIVLEPQTGVLLILAGLDALYVDGGDVLAPGAPLGLMGGDPAQQTGFASGQTRQETLYLELRESGAPVDPEDWFVTDKD
- the rsfS gene encoding ribosome silencing factor, with translation MTETPQAGLAAVPTSGSMSDRILALTLTSLDQDKAEDVVSINLRGKSSMADHMVVCSGRSTRQVAAISEKLVERLKAELGVACKVEGKGQGDWVLIDTGDVVVHVFRPEVREFYQLEKMWMTPAAQA
- the rlmH gene encoding 23S rRNA (pseudouridine(1915)-N(3))-methyltransferase RlmH, with the protein product MKVTLCVVGRLRAGPERDLINDYLQRFDRTGRGLGLGPASVVEVEDRKGGGKAAEADLLRKAVPRGAVICALDERGKTMSSPQFADSLAGWRDAGRSDLAFLIGGADGLDKALRAQAEARLSFGAMVWPHMLARVMLAEQLYRAAAILAGTPYHRV